The following proteins are encoded in a genomic region of Cyanobacteriota bacterium:
- a CDS encoding ATP-binding protein, producing the protein LRDIAKMEADEVDWYMEPVSPAEVANWAIHATSSLFETSNLVLQQAIDPNLPDVLGDQNRLIQVMINLISNAVKFTAQGTITVQVALDSNPSSGTSVRSTTTEANSRPTIVFSVTDTGIGIAPEDRHKVFERFQQLGDMLTDKPKGTGLGLAICKQIVERHGGHIWVESEVGVGSTFAFALPAISPETQPATIVSIDELIKQLRQQGY; encoded by the coding sequence ATCTGCGAGATATTGCCAAAATGGAGGCAGATGAGGTTGACTGGTACATGGAGCCTGTGAGTCCTGCTGAGGTAGCTAATTGGGCAATTCACGCTACAAGTAGCTTGTTTGAGACCAGTAATCTGGTGTTGCAGCAAGCGATCGATCCCAACTTGCCCGATGTGTTAGGGGATCAAAATCGCCTAATCCAAGTCATGATTAACTTGATTTCTAATGCCGTCAAATTTACAGCCCAAGGAACAATCACTGTGCAAGTAGCGTTAGACAGTAATCCTTCTAGCGGCACATCAGTACGGTCAACTACTACTGAAGCTAACAGCAGACCAACGATCGTCTTTTCTGTTACTGACACAGGCATCGGCATCGCCCCAGAAGATCGCCACAAGGTGTTTGAGCGGTTTCAGCAACTAGGTGATATGCTTACCGATAAGCCCAAGGGCACTGGGTTAGGATTGGCAATTTGTAAGCAAATCGTTGAGCGCCATGGTGGTCACATCTGGGTAGAAAGTGAGGTGGGTGTAGGCAGCACCTTTGCCTTTGCGTTACCGGCAATTTCTCCTGAAACCCAACCAGCGACGATTGTCAGTATCGACGAGTTAATCAAACAACTGCGACAACAGGGCTATTAA